One window of Papaver somniferum cultivar HN1 chromosome 9, ASM357369v1, whole genome shotgun sequence genomic DNA carries:
- the LOC113310668 gene encoding uncharacterized protein LOC113310668, translating to MEGLFLLCSIITTSLISITLSLLLPLQYLSTKLSSSKLKEKEEDNNEPVIVLYEGDVWHERKRPVHNSFKYNSRYALLDLDRAPKSLPSSFFSNHFSAQEARNITSTTGPVFLLTIPPSVGYEQNPLSVYYCYELVDSVLSLRKCIAEVTNTPWGERVSFVFNPASDLIAKPLHVSPFMDMLGDWTIEATAPGNSLLISISVKHPTLGDYFIATLNAKRVSSGASDPASFFWLMPHKVALWIYWQALKLWWKNVQFVQHPRYQYPTYRAEALMRDQKLQGCPIFLQEDDASYSNTAADNNDQKHRYVRWREAQWPWA from the exons atggaaggaTTGTTTCTACTATGTTCAATAATCACTACTTCACTAATCTCAATCACCCTTTCACTTCTTCTCCCTTTACAATACCTTTCAACTAAATTATCTTCgtcaaaattgaaagaaaaagaagaggatAACAATGAACCAGTAATAGTTCTATATGAAGGTGATGTATGGCATGAAAGAAAACGTCCGGTTCATAATTCTTTCAAATATAATTCTCGTTATGCTCTACTTGATCTTGATCGAGCACCCAAATCTttaccttcttctttcttttcaaatcattTTTCTGCTCAAGAGGCTCGCAATATTACTTCCACTACTGGACCCGT GTTTTTGTTGACAATTCCTCCTAGTGTGGGATATGAGCAAAACCCATTGAGTGTATACTATTGCTATGAGTTGGTTGATTCTGTTCTTTCCTTAAGAAAGTGTATTGCCGAG GTAACAAATACACCATGGGGCGAAAGAGTATCATTTGTTTTCAATCCTGCCTCAGATCTTATTGCAAAGCCGTTGCACGTCAGTCCATTTATG GATATGCTTGGGGATTGGACCATAGAAGCAACTGCACCTGGCAATTCTCTTTTAATATCAATTTCTGTTAAGCACCCAACCCTGGGAGACTACTTCATAGCTACTTTGAATGCTAAAAGAGTCTCTTCTGGGGCATCAGACCCAGCATCGTTCTTTTGGTTGATGCCTCACAAAGTTGCACTGTGGATATACTGGCAG GCTCTCAAGTTGTGGTGGAAAAATGTTCAATTCGTGCAACACCCCAGGTATCAATATCCTACGTACAGAGCAGAAGCTTTAATGCGGGATCAGAAACTCCAAGGTTGTCCTATATTTTTACAGGAAGATGATGCCAGTTACTCCAATACTGCGGCTGACAATAATGACCAGAAACATCGGTATGTACGTTGGAGAGAAGCTCAGTGGCCCTGGGCTTGA
- the LOC113310667 gene encoding 1-aminocyclopropane-1-carboxylate oxidase homolog 1-like, producing MEEAYNNVEKSLKEDESCYDRLKELKAFDDTKAGVKGLADSGLLKLPRIFVLPPEKLVEEEKLIVIDDSTCNPGDHETIPVIDLKGMENQRMQIVDEVRRASETMGFFQLLNHGIPKNVMEEAMKGLAGFHEQDSELKKKFYTRELSRRVKFYSNVDFYESDSARWQDTLNCAMLSPDPIDPRELPDVCRDILVEFTEYITKLGDTLAELLSEALGLKRDHLKGMDCTKFLSILTQYYPACPEPKLTLGASKHTDPTFFTVLLKGQVDSLQIFYKNQWIAVKPLPGALLVNVGDLLQLISNDKFKSVPHRVVSSEAGPRISVASFFATSFIKSTKLYGPIKELISDENGKLYKDITLTDYMQHYYVNSRDHKAAHALAAFKM from the exons ATGGAGGAAGCTTACAATAATGTTGAAAAATCCCTCAAGGAAGATGAGTCATGTTACGATCGTTTGAAAGAATTGAAGGCCTTCGATGATACAAAAGCCGGTGTGAAAGGACTAGCTGACTCCGGACTGTTAAAACTTCCTAGAATCTTTGTTCTACCACCGGAGAAGCTCGTAGAAGAGGAGAAATTGATAGTTATTGATGACAGTACTTGTAATCCCGGTGATCACGAAACCATACCTGTGATAGATCTCAAAGGGATGGAAAATCAACGTATGCAGATTGTAGACGAAGTTCGACGTGCATCTGAGACTATGGGTTtctttcaactgttgaatcatgGTATCCCAAAAAATGTCATGGAAGAGGCTATGAAAGGTCTAGCTGGATTTCATGAGCAAGATTCAGAGTTGAAGaaaaaattctacacaagagAGCTTAGCAGAAGAGTGAAATTTTATAGCAACGTTGATTTTTATGAATCAGACTCGGCTAGATGGCAGGACACTTTGAACTGCGCCATGTTATCTCCCGACCCAATCGACCCTCGAGAATTGCCCGATGTATGCAG AGATATACTAGTTGAGTTTACAGAGTATATTACGAAACTGGGAGATACTCTTGCTGAGTTACTGTCAGAGGCTCTTGGGCTGAAACGAGACCACCTCAAAGGCATGGATTGCACAAAATTCTTATCAATCCTAACTCAGTATTATCCGGCATGCCCAGAACCAAAACTAACTCTGGGTGCAAGTAAGCACACAGATCCAACTTTTTTCACTGTTCTTCTCAAGGGCCAAGTTGATAGCCTCCAGATTTTTTACAAGAATCAGTGGATTGCCGTCAAGCCTCTCCCCGGAGCTTTATTAGTTAACGTGGGTGATCTTCTGCAG CTTATCAGCAATGATAAATTCAAAAGTGTACCACATAGAGTAGTGTCAAGCGAGGCTGGACCTAGAATATCTGTGGCTTCATTTTTCGCAACCAGCTTTATCAAATCTACAAAGCTTTATGGTCCAATTAAGGAACTAATTTCTGATGAAAATGGAAAACTGTACAAAGATATCACACTTACGGACTATATGCAGCATTATTATGTTAATTCGCGTGATCATAAAGCTGCCCATGCTCTGGCTGCCTTCAAGATGTGA